One genomic window of Nicotiana sylvestris chromosome 10, ASM39365v2, whole genome shotgun sequence includes the following:
- the LOC138879450 gene encoding uncharacterized protein: MPSLSDTCVHDKGTFEIAQHNKLTVATAWGMDVIGPIEPAASNRHRFMLVVIDYFTKWVEAASYKAVTKKVVTDFIRHKNSTSFKPQMNGYVKTANKNIKKILRKMIEKHKQRHKKLSFALLGYRTIVRTSAGETPYMLVYGTKAVILAEVEIPSLRII; encoded by the exons atgccatcgctgtcagatacatgcgtACATGATAAAGGAACCTTCGAGATAgctcaacacaacaagctcaccgtggccaccgcctggggaatggatgtcattggaccaatcgagcctgccgcttccaacaGACACAGGTTTATGCTAGTGGtaattgactatttcaccaagtgggtcgaagcagcatcttacaaggcagtaactaagaaagtcgtgacaGACTTC AtaagacacaagaattccacatccttcaagcctcaaatgaatggatATGTGAAaaccgccaacaagaatatcaagaagatattgaggaaaatgatagagaagcataaacaacggcacaagaagttatcatttgctctattagggtatcgcaccatagtccgcacatcggccggggaaaccccctatatgctggtttacggcaCAAAGGCTGTCATTCTTgctgaagtagaaattccttccctaaggatcatatag